DNA sequence from the Methylacidiphilum kamchatkense Kam1 genome:
AAAATTTGTTCATTCTGAAGCAAGGATCACACGGGAAGCTCTGGATACCCTTTTTTCTTTGCATGAAGCTATCCACCGATTTGAATTAAAGTTCGTCCGAGAAGAAACACCTAATGTCGGGGAGCCTTTTTACATTATTGATTTTTCTCCCAAAAAGAACCTTCCCTATAGAACTCGCATGGAAAAAGTATGTAATTTTCTTGCTGGAAGACTTAAAATCCGTAAAAAAGATTTCTCCGTTAGTGAAGCAAAAGTCACTCTAACAGAGCCTGTAGATCTTTTCTGGTTTTTGGCACGGCTTGAAAAACTATCGTTTTATTATGCTTCAAAAAATCTTCCAGAGGGTAGTTTTCCTGAAACAATCGATTTTATTTATCATCTGGCTTTACCTTTAAAAAGCATTAAAGAACATGAAATGATTCGCATCTCGGAATACCAATTTGCTCATTCCGAGATTACAGCAAAACCGAATATTGAAACAGCAAAAAAGGATGGATTATGAACATTACAGGATTAATTCTGCTTGGCTTGACCGCTGGTTTTGCAAGCGGTTGTTTTGGAGTTGGAGGAGGAATCGTTATCGTGCCTGCGCTCATTCTTTTCTTTGGTATCCCCTATCATATAGCTGTCGGCACCTCCCTGGCAGTCATCATTCCAATTGCGCTAGCAGGAAGTATTTTTAACAGTTGGCTACAAAAAATTGACTGGTCTATTGTTTGGGTCATTCTCATTTTCGGCGTCATAGGAGCCCTTATAGGAGTATGGTCTATTCAGAAAATACCAGCTAATATAGCTAAAAAAATATTTTCTCTTTTTCTTCTTTACTCTGCCTATCGTCTTTGGATCGGATCCCCTGTAAAGAATTAATAGGATCACTAGCAGGAGACAAGCTAACACCAAGAAGAAAATTCAACTGGCAATATTTTTCTTTTTGTCGATTAGTTAGGAAAATGCGTATTCTTCTTTAAGAGAAATTAAAGCTATGCATATCGATTATATTCAGTCTATTTTTGCTCAACGAATTGGAGGAGCTTCCTTTGGTGAAAGCACTCAGATATATAAATTTGAAAAAATCAAAAGAGCGAAGCGATTGGCTCAAGCAAACAATCCTACAATCGAATTACTCGATTTTGGCGTAGGGGAACCGGATGAGCCTGCTACCAAGGAAACGGTAAAGATCCTAGCCGAAGAGGCAGCAAAAGCCGAAAATCGCTTTTATGCAGACAATGGAGGCCAACGGCTTAAAGAAGCAGCGGCTCGATACATGCAAAGAGTTTGTGGGGTAACCGTTGATCCTCAAACCGAAATCATCCACTCCATAGGCATAAAAGCAGCTTTATCCATTCTTCCTGCTGCCCTTATTGATCCAGGAGATTATGTGCTGATGACGGTTCCAGGATATCCTGTATTTGGCACACATGCCCAATATTATGGAGGCAAAGTCTTTAATCTAGCCCTACGCAAAGAAAATCACTTCTTACCAGATCTAGAGACGGTGCCTAAAGAAATCCTTTCTAAGGCCAAGGTCTTAGTCCTAAACTATCCTAACAATCCGACTGGAGCTGTTGCCACAAGGGAATTCTTTGAAGATGTGGTTAGATTTGCCATAAAAAACAGGCTGGTGGTGATTCATGATTTTGCCTACGCTGGTTTGGTTTTCGAAGGCAAACCGCTAAGCTTTCTTTCTGTACCAGGAGCTAAAGAGGTTGGTATTGAACTTCACTCCGCAAGCAAAAATTTCAATATGACAGGTTGGCGTTGCGGTTTTGTAGTAGGCAATCCCAAACTTGTTAAGGCTTATGGATATGTCAAGGATCATACCGATTCAGGCCAATTTCTAGCGATCCAGAATGCTTATGCTTACTGTCTAGATCAT
Encoded proteins:
- a CDS encoding sulfite exporter TauE/SafE family protein, with translation MNITGLILLGLTAGFASGCFGVGGGIVIVPALILFFGIPYHIAVGTSLAVIIPIALAGSIFNSWLQKIDWSIVWVILIFGVIGALIGVWSIQKIPANIAKKIFSLFLLYSAYRLWIGSPVKN
- a CDS encoding LL-diaminopimelate aminotransferase, with protein sequence MHIDYIQSIFAQRIGGASFGESTQIYKFEKIKRAKRLAQANNPTIELLDFGVGEPDEPATKETVKILAEEAAKAENRFYADNGGQRLKEAAARYMQRVCGVTVDPQTEIIHSIGIKAALSILPAALIDPGDYVLMTVPGYPVFGTHAQYYGGKVFNLALRKENHFLPDLETVPKEILSKAKVLVLNYPNNPTGAVATREFFEDVVRFAIKNRLVVIHDFAYAGLVFEGKPLSFLSVPGAKEVGIELHSASKNFNMTGWRCGFVVGNPKLVKAYGYVKDHTDSGQFLAIQNAYAYCLDHSEITERIAQKYSRRMDLMVETLKSLGFKAEKPKASFFLYTEAPKGVRYHSKEIWFQNAEELTEWLIEEKLISTVPWDDAGPFLRWSVTYPAQSQEEEKEIMAKLKDRLSDCSWEWS